Proteins encoded by one window of Massilia sp. NR 4-1:
- a CDS encoding amidohydrolase family protein, whose amino-acid sequence MIFKRIAIAAALAGALGAAGSVIAAAEQKVVAIRAGKLIDVEKGAVLRDQIIIVTGERISAVGPSASTRIPAGAEVVDLSSQTVLPGLIDMHTHLTSDAYLNGYNSLGVSDIRSALYAVRAARVTLDAGFTTVRNVGAGGFGDVALRDAINDGDIVGPRMRTSAYALSIKGGHCDNNLLAHDFNYTERGVADGPWAARAKVREMVKFGADVIKVCASGGVLSKGDEPGAAQYTLEELQAIVDEAHKLGRKVAAHAHGATSIKDSIRAGVDSVEHASLIDEEGIKLAKEKGTWLVMDIYNDDFILQEGAKAGMLPESIEKERALGQLQRDNFRKAWQGGARMAFGSDAGVYPHGDNARQFKYMTQYGMSSMQAIQAATIHAADLLGWKDRIGTITVGKYADLIAAPGDVAADASQLTKVSFVMKGGAIIRR is encoded by the coding sequence ATGATCTTCAAGCGTATCGCTATTGCCGCCGCCCTGGCTGGGGCTTTGGGTGCAGCAGGTTCCGTCATCGCGGCGGCAGAACAGAAAGTGGTGGCGATACGCGCCGGTAAATTGATCGATGTGGAGAAGGGTGCGGTGCTGCGCGACCAGATTATCATCGTCACCGGCGAGCGCATTAGCGCGGTGGGGCCGAGTGCCTCCACCCGGATTCCGGCGGGTGCCGAAGTGGTCGATCTCTCGTCGCAGACCGTGCTGCCCGGCCTGATCGACATGCATACCCACCTGACCAGCGACGCTTATCTGAACGGCTACAATTCTCTCGGCGTATCCGATATCCGCTCCGCGCTGTACGCGGTGCGCGCCGCGCGCGTGACGCTGGATGCCGGCTTCACCACGGTGCGCAATGTGGGGGCGGGCGGTTTTGGCGACGTCGCCCTGCGCGACGCCATCAACGACGGCGACATCGTCGGCCCGCGCATGCGCACCTCGGCCTATGCCCTCAGCATCAAGGGCGGGCATTGCGACAATAATCTGCTGGCCCACGATTTCAACTACACGGAACGCGGCGTGGCCGACGGCCCATGGGCGGCGCGTGCCAAAGTGCGTGAAATGGTGAAGTTCGGCGCCGACGTGATCAAGGTCTGCGCCTCGGGCGGCGTGCTGTCCAAGGGCGACGAGCCGGGCGCCGCGCAATACACGCTGGAAGAGCTGCAAGCCATCGTCGACGAGGCGCACAAGCTGGGACGCAAGGTGGCGGCCCACGCCCACGGCGCCACCAGCATCAAGGATTCCATCCGCGCCGGCGTGGACTCGGTGGAGCACGCCAGCCTGATCGACGAAGAAGGCATCAAGCTGGCGAAAGAGAAGGGCACCTGGCTGGTGATGGACATCTACAACGATGATTTCATCCTGCAGGAAGGCGCGAAAGCCGGCATGCTGCCCGAATCGATCGAAAAGGAGCGCGCCCTGGGCCAGCTGCAAAGGGATAATTTCAGGAAGGCTTGGCAAGGCGGCGCCCGCATGGCCTTCGGCTCCGACGCAGGCGTCTACCCGCATGGCGACAACGCGCGCCAGTTCAAATACATGACCCAGTACGGCATGAGTTCGATGCAAGCCATTCAGGCCGCCACCATCCACGCCGCCGACCTGCTGGGCTGGAAAGACCGCATCGGCACCATCACCGTCGGCAAATACGCCGACCTCATCGCCGCCCCCGGCGACGTCGCCGCCGACGCCAGCCAGCTCACCAAAGTCAGCTTCGTCATGAAAGGCGGCGCCATCATCCGCCGCTGA
- the egtB gene encoding ergothioneine biosynthesis protein EgtB gives MHMYDSGLWTARYAAVRQRSLDLAAPLSDEDCCVQSMPDASPIKWHLAHTTWFFETFILEQMETDFQPFHPAFRMLFNSYYNGVGDKHPRPRRGLLTRPALSEVRAYRANVDQRMARLLGSVLDAAARDRLAMLLTLGLEHEQQHQELMLTDVKHLLAQNPLHPAYAAEALPPAAAAVPLEWLALEGGLCDIGHQGEGFCFDNELPRHRQYVAPFELASRLLTNGEYLAFIEAGGYREPSLWLAEGWDWVGGMGLRHPLYWHRDEAGQWWEFTLHGLQRLDVNRPATHISLFEADACAHWMGARLPSEAEWELAAHAAGAMPEGGGLHPGAVPSPQGRLQQMFGHCWQWTSSSYAPYPGYRAAAGALGEYNGKFMVNQYVLRGSSCATPEGHARASYRNFFPAGARWQFSGIRLARTSA, from the coding sequence ATGCATATGTATGACAGCGGTCTGTGGACCGCGCGCTACGCCGCGGTGCGCCAGCGCTCGCTGGACCTGGCCGCGCCGCTCAGCGATGAGGATTGCTGCGTGCAGTCGATGCCCGACGCCAGCCCGATCAAGTGGCATCTGGCCCACACCACCTGGTTTTTCGAGACCTTTATCCTGGAGCAGATGGAGACGGATTTTCAGCCCTTCCATCCCGCCTTCCGCATGCTGTTCAATTCCTATTACAACGGCGTGGGCGACAAGCATCCGCGCCCGCGCCGCGGCCTGCTGACGCGGCCCGCCTTGTCCGAGGTGCGCGCTTACCGCGCCAACGTGGACCAGCGCATGGCGCGCCTGCTGGGCAGCGTTCTCGATGCCGCCGCGCGCGACCGGCTGGCCATGCTGCTCACGTTGGGCCTGGAGCACGAGCAGCAGCACCAGGAGCTGATGCTGACCGATGTGAAGCATCTGCTGGCGCAGAATCCGCTGCATCCCGCCTATGCGGCCGAGGCGCTGCCGCCGGCCGCCGCCGCCGTCCCGCTGGAGTGGCTGGCGCTGGAAGGCGGCTTATGCGATATCGGCCACCAGGGCGAGGGCTTCTGCTTCGATAACGAGCTGCCGCGCCACCGCCAGTACGTCGCGCCTTTCGAGCTGGCCTCGCGCCTGCTGACGAACGGCGAGTATCTGGCCTTTATCGAGGCGGGCGGCTACCGCGAGCCGTCGCTGTGGCTGGCCGAGGGCTGGGACTGGGTTGGCGGCATGGGCTTGCGCCATCCGCTGTACTGGCACAGGGACGAGGCGGGGCAGTGGTGGGAGTTCACCCTGCATGGCTTGCAGCGGCTGGATGTGAACCGGCCCGCCACGCATATCTCCTTGTTCGAGGCCGATGCCTGCGCCCACTGGATGGGCGCGCGCCTGCCGAGCGAGGCGGAATGGGAGCTGGCGGCACATGCCGCCGGCGCCATGCCCGAAGGCGGCGGCCTGCATCCGGGCGCCGTGCCGTCGCCGCAAGGCCGCCTGCAGCAGATGTTCGGCCATTGCTGGCAGTGGACCAGCAGCAGCTACGCGCCATATCCGGGCTACCGTGCCGCCGCCGGCGCGCTGGGCGAATACAACGGCAAGTTCATGGTCAACCAGTATGTGCTGCGCGGCTCGTCCTGCGCCACGCCGGAAGGGCACGCACGCGCCAGCTACCGCAACTTCTTCCCGGCCGGCGCGCGCTGGCAGTTCAGCGGCATCCGCCTGGCGCGCACCTCAGCTTGA
- the selD gene encoding selenide, water dikinase SelD: MSTEAIKLTSFSHGGGCGCKIAPGVLANILKNSQGFPLPKELMVGIETSDDAAVYKLNEEQALIATTDFFMPIVDDPFDFGRIAATNAISDVYAMGGTPIMALALVGMPINKLPLETIGQIIKGGESICAEAGIPIAGGHTIDSVEPIYGLVVMGLVHPSKVKRNADARAGDVLILGKPLGVGVLSAALKKNVLDADGYQAMIANTTKLNKPGKALSELAGVHALTDVTGFGLLGHLLELARGAGLEARLDMGRIPLLPGVEQLARDGYFTGASGRNWEAYGQDVSLSPAITPAQHTLLTDPQTSGGLLVSCAPDSVDEVLALFVREGFADAAVIGEMRSGAPHVQVEA, encoded by the coding sequence ATGAGCACCGAAGCAATCAAACTCACTTCCTTTTCCCACGGCGGCGGCTGCGGCTGCAAGATCGCGCCCGGCGTGCTGGCCAATATCCTGAAGAACAGCCAGGGCTTCCCCCTGCCGAAGGAACTCATGGTGGGCATCGAAACCTCGGACGATGCCGCCGTCTATAAGCTGAACGAGGAGCAGGCGCTGATCGCCACCACCGACTTCTTCATGCCCATCGTCGACGATCCTTTCGATTTCGGCCGCATCGCCGCCACCAACGCCATCTCCGACGTGTATGCCATGGGCGGCACGCCCATCATGGCGCTGGCCCTGGTCGGCATGCCGATCAACAAGCTACCGCTGGAAACCATCGGCCAGATCATCAAGGGCGGCGAGTCGATCTGCGCCGAGGCGGGCATTCCCATCGCGGGCGGCCACACCATCGACTCGGTGGAGCCGATCTACGGCCTGGTGGTCATGGGGCTGGTGCATCCCTCCAAGGTCAAGCGCAATGCCGATGCGCGCGCCGGCGATGTGCTCATCCTCGGCAAGCCGCTGGGCGTGGGCGTGCTCTCGGCCGCGCTCAAAAAGAATGTGCTGGACGCGGACGGCTACCAAGCCATGATCGCCAACACCACCAAGCTGAATAAACCGGGCAAGGCCTTGTCCGAACTGGCCGGCGTGCATGCGCTGACCGACGTCACCGGCTTTGGCCTGCTCGGCCACCTGCTGGAACTGGCGCGCGGCGCCGGCCTGGAAGCGCGCCTGGACATGGGCCGCATCCCCCTGCTGCCCGGCGTCGAACAGTTGGCACGCGACGGCTATTTCACCGGCGCTTCCGGCCGCAACTGGGAAGCCTACGGCCAGGACGTCAGCCTGTCGCCCGCCATCACCCCGGCCCAGCACACCCTGCTGACCGATCCGCAAACCTCGGGCGGCCTGCTGGTCTCCTGCGCTCCGGACAGCGTGGACGAGGTGCTGGCCCTGTTCGTCCGCGAAGGCTTCGCCGACGCCGCCGTCATCGGGGAAATGCGCAGCGGCGCCCCGCATGTACAGGTGGAGGCCTGA
- the leuA gene encoding 2-isopropylmalate synthase codes for MMLQNPAAKYRAFPAVQLSDRQWPNAVISKPPIWMSTDLRDGNQALIEPMSIEKKLRFFDLLVKIGLKEIEVGFPSASQTDFDFVRKLIDEKRIPDDVTIIVLTQSREELIRRTVDAAAGAKRAIVHLYNSVAPVFRKVVFGMSREEITNIATSGTKLVKELLAQHLETEWGFEYTPESFSTTELDFSKHICDAVSAIWQPTPQKKMIINLPSTVECSTPNVYADQIEWMSRKLARRDSIIISVHPHNDRGTAVASAELAVMAGADRVEGCLFGNGERTGNVDLVTLALNLYTQGVHPGLDFSDIDSVRKLVEECNQLPVHPRHPYVGDLVFTAFSGSHQDAIKKGFAQQQPNAIWEIPYLPIDPADLGRSYDAVIRVNSQSGKGGMSYLLEQDYGLVLPRRLQIEFSRAVQKVADQTGLEITSEGIHEIFQREYLEQTAPYAYASHKMVEDSSSDEPVQIDIALIHRQAPMALQGGGNGPIDAFVDALGLDIKLMDYHEHAIGHGANAKAACYVELRLENGPTLFGAAIDSNIVTASFKAVLSAVNRQLKMKEAAAASQQVAA; via the coding sequence ATGATGTTGCAGAATCCGGCCGCCAAATACCGCGCCTTCCCCGCCGTTCAATTGTCCGACCGCCAGTGGCCCAACGCCGTCATCAGCAAGCCGCCGATCTGGATGAGCACCGACCTGCGCGACGGCAACCAGGCGCTGATCGAACCCATGAGCATCGAGAAAAAGCTGCGCTTCTTCGACCTGCTGGTGAAAATCGGCCTGAAGGAAATCGAAGTGGGCTTCCCCTCGGCTTCGCAGACCGACTTCGACTTCGTGCGCAAGCTGATTGATGAGAAGCGCATCCCGGACGACGTGACTATCATCGTGCTGACCCAGTCGCGCGAAGAGCTGATCCGCCGCACCGTGGACGCCGCTGCCGGCGCCAAGCGCGCCATCGTCCACCTGTACAACTCCGTAGCGCCGGTATTCCGCAAGGTGGTGTTCGGCATGTCGCGCGAAGAAATCACCAATATCGCCACCAGCGGCACCAAGCTGGTGAAGGAACTGCTGGCCCAGCACCTCGAAACCGAATGGGGCTTCGAGTACACTCCGGAATCCTTCTCCACCACCGAGCTGGATTTTTCCAAGCATATCTGCGATGCGGTGAGCGCCATCTGGCAGCCGACGCCGCAGAAGAAGATGATTATCAATCTTCCTTCGACCGTGGAGTGCAGCACGCCGAATGTGTATGCCGACCAGATCGAATGGATGTCGCGCAAGCTTGCGCGCCGCGATTCCATCATCATCAGCGTGCATCCCCACAATGACCGCGGCACCGCCGTCGCCTCGGCCGAACTGGCCGTGATGGCGGGCGCCGACCGCGTCGAGGGCTGCCTGTTCGGCAACGGCGAGCGCACCGGCAATGTGGACCTGGTTACCTTGGCCTTGAATCTCTACACCCAGGGCGTGCATCCCGGCCTGGATTTCTCCGACATCGATTCGGTGCGCAAGCTGGTGGAGGAATGCAACCAGCTGCCGGTGCACCCGCGCCACCCCTACGTCGGTGATCTGGTGTTCACCGCCTTCTCCGGCTCGCACCAGGACGCGATCAAGAAAGGCTTCGCCCAGCAGCAGCCCAACGCGATCTGGGAAATTCCTTATCTGCCGATCGATCCGGCCGACCTGGGGCGCAGCTACGACGCGGTGATCCGGGTGAACAGCCAGTCCGGCAAAGGCGGCATGTCCTATCTGCTGGAACAGGATTACGGCCTGGTGCTGCCGCGCCGCCTGCAGATTGAATTCAGCCGCGCCGTGCAGAAGGTGGCCGACCAGACCGGCCTGGAAATCACCTCCGAAGGCATTCACGAGATCTTCCAGCGCGAATACCTGGAGCAGACCGCGCCTTACGCCTACGCCTCGCACAAAATGGTGGAGGACAGCAGCAGCGACGAGCCGGTGCAGATCGACATCGCCCTGATCCACCGCCAGGCGCCGATGGCCCTGCAAGGCGGCGGCAATGGCCCGATCGACGCCTTCGTCGACGCCCTCGGCCTGGATATCAAGCTGATGGATTACCACGAACACGCCATCGGCCACGGCGCCAATGCCAAAGCGGCCTGCTATGTCGAACTGCGCCTGGAAAATGGCCCTACCCTGTTCGGCGCGGCCATCGACAGCAATATCGTCACCGCCTCCTTCAAGGCAGTGCTGAGCGCCGTCAACCGCCAATTGAAAATGAAAGAAGCGGCAGCGGCTAGCCAACAGGTAGCGGCTTAA
- a CDS encoding methyl-accepting chemotaxis protein: MAMANLKIGTRLGIGFGAVFLLMIALILVGLQRLSSIGDLSSTIIDKDWIKADAAATIATTTRSNSALVLELFIAGSGEVASIKAQIAANKTTISNAIDTLDKLVYLPQGRELMQTIKRERAAYVQSFGKVIKLLDEGQREAAGQQMEGETLPQLRQLQNSIKSLNDLQRSLVSDHGTLIKSDITMASRLMAGLGAAAVLLGVILAYRISQSITNPIGYALKVARAVAGGDLSSHIEEAGKDEAGELLHALKEMNDSLANIVSQVRHGTGAIASASSQIASGNMDLSSRTEAQASSLEETASSMEQLTSTVKQNADNARQANALAHSASEVAQRGGEVVSQVVHTMGSINDSSRKVVDIIAVIDSIAFQTNILALNAAVEAARAGEQGRGFAVVASEVRNLAQRSATAAREINELISDSVNKVDDGARLVQQAGETMDEVVQAVRRVTDIMGDISLATSEQTDGIEQMNQAISQMDDATQQNAALVEQAAAASAAMQDQANKLETLVAQFQLSGERHLAASRQLKLIRSS, from the coding sequence ATGGCTATGGCAAACCTGAAAATAGGTACCCGGCTCGGCATCGGCTTCGGTGCTGTCTTCCTGCTGATGATTGCGCTGATCCTGGTCGGGCTGCAAAGGCTGTCCAGCATTGGCGACTTAAGCTCCACCATCATCGACAAGGACTGGATCAAGGCGGATGCCGCCGCCACCATTGCCACCACCACCCGCTCCAATTCCGCCCTGGTGCTGGAGCTGTTCATTGCCGGCAGCGGCGAAGTCGCGTCGATCAAGGCGCAGATCGCCGCCAATAAGACCACCATCAGCAACGCCATCGACACGCTGGACAAGCTGGTCTATCTGCCGCAGGGCCGGGAACTGATGCAGACCATCAAGCGCGAACGGGCGGCCTACGTGCAATCCTTCGGCAAGGTCATCAAGCTGCTCGACGAAGGCCAACGCGAAGCGGCAGGCCAGCAGATGGAAGGGGAAACCCTGCCCCAGCTGCGCCAGCTGCAGAACAGCATCAAGTCGCTGAACGACTTGCAGCGTTCCCTGGTCAGCGATCACGGTACGCTGATCAAATCCGATATCACCATGGCCAGCCGGCTGATGGCCGGCCTGGGCGCGGCGGCAGTGCTGCTGGGCGTGATACTGGCGTACCGCATCTCGCAGTCGATCACCAATCCCATAGGTTATGCGCTGAAAGTGGCGCGCGCCGTAGCCGGCGGCGACTTGAGCAGCCATATTGAAGAAGCGGGCAAGGACGAGGCGGGCGAATTGCTGCATGCATTGAAAGAGATGAATGACAGCCTGGCCAATATCGTCAGCCAGGTGCGCCATGGCACGGGAGCGATCGCCAGCGCGTCGAGCCAGATCGCCAGCGGGAATATGGATCTTTCCTCGCGCACCGAGGCCCAGGCCAGCTCGCTGGAGGAAACCGCCTCCTCGATGGAGCAGCTGACATCGACCGTCAAGCAGAATGCGGACAATGCGCGCCAGGCCAATGCGCTGGCCCACTCGGCCTCCGAGGTGGCGCAGCGCGGCGGCGAGGTGGTGTCGCAGGTGGTGCACACCATGGGGTCGATCAACGATTCTTCGCGCAAGGTGGTGGACATTATCGCCGTCATCGACAGCATCGCTTTCCAGACCAATATCCTGGCCTTGAATGCCGCGGTGGAAGCGGCGCGCGCCGGCGAGCAGGGGCGCGGCTTCGCCGTGGTGGCCTCGGAGGTGCGCAATCTGGCGCAGCGTTCGGCCACGGCGGCGCGCGAGATCAACGAGCTGATCTCCGATTCCGTCAACAAGGTCGACGATGGCGCCAGGCTGGTGCAGCAGGCCGGCGAAACGATGGACGAGGTAGTCCAGGCCGTGCGCCGCGTGACCGACATCATGGGCGATATTTCGCTGGCCACCAGCGAACAGACCGACGGCATCGAGCAGATGAACCAGGCCATCTCGCAGATGGACGATGCGACCCAGCAGAACGCGGCACTGGTGGAACAGGCGGCCGCCGCATCGGCCGCCATGCAGGATCAGGCCAACAAGCTGGAAACGCTGGTCGCGCAGTTCCAGCTCTCCGGCGAGCGCCACCTGGCGGCCAGCCGCCAGCTCAAGCTGATACGTTCAAGCTGA
- a CDS encoding DUF885 family protein, translating into MRRFGVWLRTALMALLFAVVILFTQTWFFKPLKLEWFYTRAFASLALESPEMLTSLGMLSGWLDFHSSRLDDASLAQERATADEVRANMATLEEYDRNALGRGDQLSYDILHYYLGMEMEGNTFQRHFFEFNPAYGEQNALPEFMTELHQIRSKSEAKAYIARLRLFPQKFAQKLEGTRLSEEQGIFMPRFAIERVLEQMQAYTGKPAKEHQLYLNLRDKLAAIPAESMDEATRASLLADAEAAIRHQVYPAYAQLIAHYADLLPRVMNNHGAWSTPDGDAYYAWAVRKHTTTDLTPRQVHELGLAEVAKVGAQMEKILLAQGLREGSIGARVQQLASDPRQHYPDTPEGRQALLEYFRVLVSEADRNMGRAFDLRPKQKLEVRAVPEVSQASGAGAYYLPAAIDGSRPAVFYVNLRAPREVPKFAMRTVVYHETMPGHHMQLSVAQEMQDVPFFRRVIPFTAYQEGWGLYAERLAGEMGLEPDPLDSLGRLRDEMMRATRLVVDSGIHYKRWTREQAIAYMVENTGMGEQEVTAEVERYFVLPGYALAYKVGMLTILGMRERAKQELGDKFDLKQFHREVLSHGALPLIVLNRVVDDWIALRRKS; encoded by the coding sequence ATGAGGCGTTTTGGGGTGTGGCTGCGTACGGCGCTGATGGCGCTGCTCTTTGCCGTGGTGATCCTGTTCACCCAGACGTGGTTTTTCAAGCCTCTGAAGCTGGAGTGGTTCTACACGCGCGCCTTCGCCTCGCTGGCGCTGGAAAGCCCGGAAATGCTGACCAGCCTAGGCATGCTGTCCGGCTGGCTGGATTTTCACAGCAGCCGCCTGGACGACGCTTCGCTGGCCCAGGAGCGCGCCACGGCCGACGAGGTGCGCGCCAATATGGCCACGCTGGAGGAATACGACCGTAATGCCCTCGGCCGCGGCGACCAGCTCTCTTACGATATCCTGCACTATTATCTGGGCATGGAAATGGAAGGTAATACTTTCCAGCGCCATTTCTTCGAGTTCAATCCGGCTTACGGCGAGCAAAATGCCCTGCCCGAGTTCATGACTGAGCTGCACCAGATTCGCAGCAAGTCCGAGGCCAAGGCCTATATCGCGCGCCTGCGCCTGTTCCCGCAGAAATTTGCGCAAAAGCTGGAAGGCACGCGGCTGAGCGAGGAACAGGGCATTTTCATGCCACGCTTCGCCATCGAACGCGTGCTGGAACAGATGCAGGCCTATACCGGCAAGCCGGCCAAGGAACATCAGCTCTACCTCAATTTGCGCGACAAGCTGGCCGCCATCCCCGCCGAAAGCATGGACGAGGCGACCCGCGCCAGCCTGCTTGCCGATGCCGAGGCAGCCATCCGCCACCAGGTTTATCCCGCTTACGCCCAACTGATCGCCCATTACGCCGATTTGCTGCCGCGCGTGATGAACAACCATGGGGCCTGGAGCACGCCCGACGGCGACGCCTATTACGCCTGGGCCGTGCGCAAGCACACCACCACCGATTTGACGCCGCGTCAGGTGCATGAGCTGGGTCTGGCCGAGGTGGCCAAGGTCGGTGCGCAGATGGAGAAGATCCTGCTGGCACAAGGCCTGCGCGAAGGCAGCATCGGTGCCCGCGTGCAGCAGCTGGCGAGCGACCCGCGCCAGCACTATCCGGATACGCCGGAAGGCCGGCAAGCCTTGCTGGAATACTTCCGCGTGCTGGTCAGCGAGGCGGATCGCAATATGGGGCGAGCCTTCGACCTGCGGCCTAAACAAAAGCTGGAGGTGCGCGCGGTGCCGGAGGTGTCGCAGGCCAGCGGCGCAGGCGCCTATTATCTGCCGGCCGCCATCGATGGTAGCCGCCCCGCCGTCTTCTACGTGAACCTGCGCGCGCCGCGCGAAGTGCCGAAATTCGCCATGCGCACCGTGGTGTATCACGAGACCATGCCGGGCCACCATATGCAGTTGTCGGTGGCGCAGGAAATGCAGGATGTGCCTTTCTTCCGCCGCGTGATTCCTTTCACCGCTTACCAGGAAGGCTGGGGCTTGTACGCCGAGCGCCTGGCCGGCGAGATGGGCCTGGAACCCGATCCGCTCGACAGCCTGGGACGCCTGCGCGACGAGATGATGCGCGCCACACGCCTGGTGGTCGACAGCGGCATTCATTACAAGCGCTGGACGCGCGAGCAGGCCATCGCCTATATGGTGGAAAACACCGGCATGGGCGAGCAGGAGGTGACGGCGGAGGTGGAGCGCTACTTCGTGCTGCCCGGCTATGCGCTGGCTTACAAGGTAGGCATGCTGACCATCCTGGGCATGCGCGAACGCGCCAAGCAGGAGCTGGGGGATAAATTCGATCTGAAGCAGTTCCACCGCGAAGTGCTGAGCCACGGCGCCTTGCCGCTGATCGTGCTGAACCGTGTGGTGGATGACTGGATCGCGCTGCGCCGCAAGTCATAA
- a CDS encoding S9 family peptidase yields the protein MTLRLLVMGAAIAAATSAVAAPRGLTVEDLANMDRVGSPVLSPDASRVVYTVRSTNMEKNRGATQLWMIDLRAAKPVPQQLTQHDASSRDPEWSANGDAIYFLSGRSGSSQVWRLPAAGGEASKVTDLPLDVESFRLSPKGDRLALSFAVFRDCADLACSKKRGDEQAKNKATGKLYDQMFVRHWDTWADGRRNVLYSAPLDASGRVSAAPVNLSGALDGDVPSKPFGDHGEYQFSPDGKSIVFSVRVAGKTESWSTNFDLYEVPAAGGKEPRNLTADNPAWDTKPSFSPDGKTLAYVAMKRPGFEADRFHMVLMDVASGKKRVLAENWDRSIADYRWRPDGKALLATADDVGQHRLFSLDAASGKVTALTGKGYAGEFDVRGDTVVVAQASLSSGAQLFKLKSDGGAEPKAAQLTNLNAERLADVRMGEYEQFSFTGANGETVYGHVMKPWNAQPGQKYPVAFLVHGGPQGSFGNSWSYRWNPQVYAGAGYATVFIDFHGSTGYGQQFTDSISNDWGGKPLEDLQKGLAAAAQKFPWLDRERSCALGASYGGYMMNWIAGNWNDGFRCLVNHDGVFDQRGMAYATEELWFTEWENGGTYYANPNGYEKFNPVHHVSKWKTPMLVIQGDLDFRIPTSQALGTFTALQRQGIESKLLVFPDENHWVLKPANSIMWHHTVLNWLDGHLKK from the coding sequence ATGACTTTACGCCTGCTGGTAATGGGCGCCGCCATCGCTGCGGCCACCAGTGCCGTGGCCGCGCCGCGCGGCCTGACCGTTGAAGACCTCGCAAACATGGACCGCGTGGGCAGCCCGGTGCTGTCGCCGGACGCCAGCCGCGTCGTGTACACCGTGCGCAGCACGAATATGGAGAAGAACCGCGGCGCGACCCAGCTGTGGATGATCGACCTGCGCGCCGCCAAGCCGGTGCCGCAGCAGCTGACCCAGCACGATGCCAGCAGCCGCGATCCGGAATGGTCGGCCAACGGCGATGCGATTTACTTCCTCTCGGGCCGTTCCGGCTCGTCCCAGGTATGGCGCCTGCCGGCAGCCGGCGGCGAAGCGTCCAAAGTCACCGACCTGCCGCTGGACGTGGAAAGCTTCCGCCTCTCGCCCAAGGGCGACCGCCTGGCCCTGAGCTTTGCCGTCTTCCGCGACTGCGCCGATCTGGCCTGCAGCAAGAAACGCGGCGACGAGCAGGCCAAGAACAAGGCCACCGGCAAGCTGTATGACCAGATGTTCGTGCGCCACTGGGACACCTGGGCCGACGGCCGACGCAATGTGCTGTACAGCGCCCCGCTGGATGCCAGCGGCCGCGTCTCCGCCGCCCCGGTCAACCTGAGCGGCGCGCTGGATGGCGACGTACCGTCCAAGCCTTTCGGCGACCATGGCGAATACCAGTTCAGCCCTGACGGCAAGAGCATCGTCTTCTCGGTGCGCGTGGCGGGCAAGACCGAATCCTGGTCCACCAATTTCGACCTGTACGAAGTGCCGGCCGCCGGCGGCAAGGAGCCGCGCAATCTGACCGCCGACAATCCGGCCTGGGACACCAAGCCTTCCTTCTCCCCGGACGGCAAGACCCTGGCCTATGTCGCCATGAAGCGCCCCGGCTTCGAAGCCGACCGCTTCCACATGGTGCTGATGGATGTCGCCAGCGGCAAGAAGCGCGTGCTGGCCGAGAACTGGGACCGCTCCATCGCCGACTACCGCTGGCGTCCTGACGGCAAGGCCCTGCTGGCCACCGCCGACGACGTCGGCCAGCACCGCCTGTTCTCGCTGGACGCGGCCAGCGGCAAAGTCACCGCGCTGACCGGCAAGGGCTACGCCGGCGAATTCGACGTGCGCGGCGACACCGTGGTCGTGGCCCAGGCCAGCCTGTCCTCCGGCGCCCAGCTGTTCAAGCTGAAATCCGATGGCGGCGCCGAACCGAAAGCGGCCCAGCTGACCAATCTGAACGCCGAACGCCTGGCCGATGTGCGCATGGGCGAGTACGAGCAGTTCTCCTTCACCGGCGCCAACGGCGAAACCGTCTACGGCCACGTGATGAAGCCATGGAACGCCCAGCCGGGCCAGAAATACCCGGTGGCCTTCCTGGTGCACGGCGGCCCGCAAGGCAGCTTCGGCAACTCCTGGAGCTACCGCTGGAATCCGCAAGTGTATGCGGGCGCAGGCTACGCCACCGTCTTCATCGACTTCCACGGCTCCACCGGCTACGGCCAGCAGTTCACCGACTCGATCAGCAACGACTGGGGCGGCAAGCCGCTGGAAGACCTGCAAAAAGGCCTGGCCGCAGCGGCCCAGAAATTCCCCTGGCTGGACCGCGAGCGCAGCTGCGCCCTCGGCGCATCCTACGGCGGCTACATGATGAACTGGATCGCCGGCAACTGGAACGACGGCTTCCGCTGCCTGGTCAACCACGACGGCGTGTTCGACCAGCGCGGCATGGCCTACGCCACCGAAGAACTGTGGTTTACCGAATGGGAGAACGGCGGCACCTACTACGCCAACCCCAACGGCTACGAGAAATTCAACCCGGTCCACCACGTCAGCAAATGGAAAACGCCGATGCTGGTGATCCAGGGCGACCTCGACTTCCGCATTCCGACCTCGCAAGCGCTGGGCACTTTCACCGCCCTGCAACGCCAAGGCATCGAAAGCAAGCTGCTGGTCTTCCCGGATGAAAACCACTGGGTGCTGAAGCCCGCCAACTCCATCATGTGGCACCACACCGTCCTCAACTGGCTCGACGGCCACCTGAAAAAGTAA